One window of the Allosaccharopolyspora coralli genome contains the following:
- the argS gene encoding arginine--tRNA ligase, with protein MTPAALADLIRSAAVEVMSARGLDTSVLPESVTVERPRNPEHGDYATNLAMQVAKKAGVVPREFAGWLAEELTAYGSIASVDVAGPGFLNLRIAADAQGAIIRDVLVGGADYGRGDAYAGLTVNLEFVSANPTGPMHLGGARWAAAGDALGRVLQAQGAEVTREYYFNDHGAQIDRFVHSLIAAALGEPPPEDGYGGAYVADIASAVLEVEPGVLDLPVDARHERFREVGVNLMFDEIKKSLHEFGTDFDVFFHENSLHESGAVATAVADLKDSGNLYFAENAWWLRSTDQGDDKDRVLIKSDGAPAYIAGDVAYLRDKRLRGFDLCLYMLGADHHGYVARLKAAAAALGDDPAVVEVLIGQMVNLVRDGEPVRMSKRAGTVVTMEDLVEAVGVDAARYSLTRSSVDQAVDIDLDLISKRTNENPVFYVQYAHARLSSLQRNAASLGIERGSVEDADLSVLTHDREGDLIRTLGECPRVVASAAQLREPHRVARYLEEVASAYHKFYDSCRVIQPGDDRATPLTVARLQLCEATRQVLANGLELLGVSAPEQM; from the coding sequence GTGACCCCTGCCGCGCTTGCTGACCTGATTCGTTCCGCCGCCGTCGAGGTGATGTCCGCCAGAGGGCTCGACACCTCTGTGCTGCCCGAGTCGGTGACGGTGGAGCGCCCGCGCAATCCCGAGCACGGCGATTACGCGACGAACCTGGCGATGCAGGTCGCGAAGAAGGCCGGTGTGGTGCCGCGTGAGTTCGCAGGCTGGCTGGCCGAGGAGTTGACGGCGTACGGGTCGATCGCCTCCGTGGACGTCGCCGGGCCGGGTTTCCTCAACCTGCGGATCGCCGCCGACGCGCAGGGCGCGATTATTCGCGACGTCCTCGTGGGCGGAGCCGATTACGGCCGCGGTGACGCTTACGCAGGCCTCACCGTCAACCTCGAGTTCGTCTCCGCGAACCCGACCGGGCCGATGCATCTCGGCGGCGCGCGGTGGGCGGCCGCCGGGGACGCGCTCGGGCGGGTTCTTCAGGCGCAGGGCGCGGAGGTCACGCGCGAGTACTACTTCAACGACCACGGTGCCCAGATCGACCGCTTCGTGCACTCGTTGATCGCCGCGGCGCTGGGGGAGCCGCCACCGGAGGACGGTTACGGCGGTGCGTACGTCGCCGACATCGCCTCTGCCGTACTCGAGGTCGAGCCGGGCGTTCTGGACCTCCCGGTCGACGCACGGCACGAGCGTTTCCGCGAGGTCGGCGTCAACTTGATGTTCGACGAGATCAAGAAGAGCCTGCACGAGTTCGGCACCGACTTCGACGTCTTCTTCCACGAGAACTCGCTGCACGAGAGCGGTGCCGTCGCCACGGCGGTCGCGGACCTGAAGGACTCGGGCAACCTGTACTTCGCCGAGAACGCGTGGTGGCTGCGGTCGACGGACCAGGGCGACGACAAGGACCGGGTGCTCATCAAGAGCGACGGCGCCCCCGCCTACATCGCCGGTGACGTCGCCTATCTGCGGGACAAACGGCTACGCGGGTTCGACCTGTGCCTGTACATGCTCGGCGCCGATCATCACGGTTATGTCGCGCGTCTGAAAGCCGCGGCAGCGGCTCTCGGTGACGACCCGGCCGTGGTGGAAGTGCTCATCGGGCAGATGGTGAACCTCGTCCGTGACGGCGAGCCGGTGCGGATGAGCAAGCGTGCCGGAACCGTCGTGACGATGGAGGATCTGGTCGAGGCGGTGGGTGTCGACGCAGCGCGGTACTCACTCACGCGGTCCTCGGTGGACCAGGCCGTCGACATCGATCTCGACCTGATCAGCAAGCGCACCAACGAGAATCCGGTCTTCTACGTGCAGTACGCGCACGCCCGGTTGTCGTCGTTGCAGCGCAATGCCGCCTCGCTCGGGATCGAGCGGGGATCGGTGGAGGACGCCGACCTGTCCGTGTTGACCCACGACAGGGAAGGCGACCTCATCCGCACCCTCGGGGAGTGCCCCCGGGTGGTGGCGTCGGCGGCGCAGCTGCGCGAACCGCACCGCGTTGCCCGCTATCTCGAGGAGGTGGCGAGTGCGTATCACAAGTTTTACGACTCGTGCCGTGTGATCCAACCGGGTGACGATCGAGCGACGCCGCTGACGGTCGCTCGCCTGCAGTTGTGCGAGGCGACGAGGCAGGTGCTGGCGAACGGCCTGGAGTTGCTCGGCGTCAGCGCACCCGAACAGATGTAG
- a CDS encoding DUF3105 domain-containing protein encodes MASSKKKRKSGGSRSPVVQQRSVPWVMIGAVTVVLLLAAGVFGYVYVQYLGRQDVLAFTPSQENPDPSKDIPGVETAQYEAQQHVSPDQRVAYDQTPPFGGPHDGIWADCTGQVYDTPVRNENLVHSLEHGAVWIAYNPDKVQGADRASLAERVEGEPYTMMSPYPGMESPISLQSWGHRLQVDNADDKRIDQFITALRQNNNGVYPEIGGACQAYPGAFDPADPPPLDTSPPPPNAVTMDGRGAQTAPAGGMGG; translated from the coding sequence ATGGCGAGCAGCAAGAAGAAGAGGAAATCCGGCGGCAGTCGATCGCCGGTCGTCCAGCAGAGGTCCGTCCCCTGGGTCATGATCGGCGCCGTCACGGTGGTACTCCTGCTCGCCGCAGGCGTGTTCGGCTACGTCTACGTCCAGTACCTGGGGCGGCAAGACGTACTTGCGTTCACCCCGTCGCAGGAGAACCCGGACCCGTCGAAAGACATCCCCGGTGTCGAGACCGCCCAGTACGAGGCACAGCAGCACGTCTCCCCTGACCAGCGCGTCGCCTACGACCAGACTCCACCGTTCGGGGGGCCGCACGACGGCATCTGGGCCGACTGCACCGGCCAGGTGTACGACACGCCCGTGCGCAACGAGAACCTCGTCCACTCACTCGAACACGGTGCGGTGTGGATCGCCTACAACCCGGACAAGGTGCAGGGTGCTGATCGTGCTTCGCTCGCCGAGCGGGTCGAGGGCGAGCCGTACACCATGATGTCGCCCTATCCCGGCATGGAGAGTCCGATCTCCCTGCAGTCCTGGGGTCACCGACTGCAGGTCGACAACGCCGACGACAAGCGGATCGACCAGTTCATCACCGCCCTGCGGCAGAACAACAACGGCGTGTACCCGGAGATCGGCGGCGCATGCCAGGCCTACCCGGGCGCGTTCGACCCGGCCGACCCGCCGCCCTTGGACACCTCCCCGCCACCACCGAACGCGGTCACGATGGACGGCCGAGGAGCACAGACCGCGCCTGCGGGCGGCATGGGTGGCTGA
- a CDS encoding DUF305 domain-containing protein — protein MAEPDGDGTLHVMNDSDNDRRPAWARVLVAVGAGLSLLLVGATLGLLLKIPSTGTEPEPTPVDIGFAQDMTHHHQQAVTMATLARQHGNDQAVRQLAFDIETNQRNQIGRMQGWLSVWGRPAQAPGPPMRWMHGATDGHDGHGGSGEGAMVGPDGRMPGMATSDELAELRSLRGQAFDVRFLQLMLRHHEGGAGMARSGAEQAAVPAVRGLATNMLTAQAKESDVMRGMLSARNTPPLPLN, from the coding sequence GTGGCTGAACCCGACGGGGACGGGACGTTGCACGTGATGAACGACTCCGACAACGATCGCAGGCCTGCGTGGGCCCGCGTGCTCGTCGCCGTGGGCGCCGGACTGTCCCTGCTCCTCGTCGGAGCCACTCTCGGCTTGTTACTCAAGATCCCCTCGACCGGTACCGAGCCCGAGCCCACACCCGTCGACATCGGCTTCGCCCAGGACATGACCCACCACCACCAGCAAGCCGTCACGATGGCGACGCTAGCCCGCCAGCACGGCAACGACCAGGCGGTCCGGCAGCTCGCGTTCGACATCGAAACGAACCAACGCAACCAGATCGGACGGATGCAGGGCTGGCTCAGCGTGTGGGGGCGGCCTGCGCAGGCCCCGGGGCCACCGATGCGATGGATGCACGGTGCTACCGACGGCCATGACGGCCACGGTGGCTCCGGCGAGGGGGCGATGGTCGGGCCCGACGGGCGCATGCCCGGAATGGCGACGAGCGACGAATTGGCAGAACTGCGGTCGCTTCGCGGCCAAGCGTTCGACGTCAGATTCCTGCAACTGATGCTGCGGCATCACGAGGGCGGTGCGGGAATGGCCCGCAGTGGCGCCGAGCAGGCGGCTGTTCCCGCCGTCCGAGGGCTCGCGACCAACATGCTCACGGCCCAGGCCAAAGAGAGCGACGTGATGCGAGGGATGCTTTCCGCCCGGAACACCCCACCCCTACCCCTCAACTGA
- a CDS encoding SLC13 family permease, translated as MSEPQPEGPDCTRPTAAGPGTTDTLATEQTHTESGDALDSGGKRTRWLLALGPTAGLVLALLLPSSLSFEGRAVAGCALWMAIWWMTEAAPIPVTSLLPLVLFPLFDMGSMEDVAAPYASSVVFLVMGGVILGLATEKANLHLRVALLTIRTVGTRPAQIVFGLMAASAFISAWVSNTATAVIMVPIAVSVLHLVRSVDERAAGSKFAASMLLGVAYGVTIGSTATLIGQPPMALMKAYLRETHGFDLQFGHWMLVGVPWAIFLLFVAWLVLTKLVFRAEVKEIPGGADMIRAELAKLGRMTTPERRVGIIFLLAILFWVVVPFIADLPAVAEPLPFLGSISDTQVAMAAAIACFLVPAEKRSVHGHGTPLLRWSAAKEIPWGLLLLFGGGLSLSAMFTATGFSEWLGGQVSGLVGVPSWLVLLVVIVVSLALTELTSNTATAAAFFPIFGSVAVGLGMDPLFMTIAVTLAVCSAFMLPVATPSNAVAFGSGEVSIKQMARAGVWLNALSLVLVMVVMYTFVPLVFASGF; from the coding sequence ATGAGTGAGCCACAGCCAGAAGGCCCGGACTGCACGCGGCCAACGGCCGCAGGTCCCGGAACGACGGACACCCTCGCCACAGAGCAGACCCATACCGAAAGCGGCGATGCCCTCGACTCAGGCGGGAAGCGCACCCGGTGGCTCCTGGCCTTGGGGCCGACAGCCGGTTTGGTCCTCGCCCTGCTCCTACCGTCGTCATTGTCGTTCGAGGGGCGTGCGGTGGCCGGCTGCGCCCTGTGGATGGCGATCTGGTGGATGACCGAAGCCGCACCCATCCCAGTGACCTCGCTGCTGCCCCTGGTGCTGTTCCCGTTGTTCGACATGGGAAGCATGGAAGACGTCGCGGCTCCCTACGCGAGCTCGGTCGTGTTCCTCGTAATGGGCGGCGTCATCCTGGGTCTGGCCACCGAGAAGGCCAACCTACATCTGCGCGTGGCATTGCTGACCATCCGGACCGTCGGTACCCGGCCCGCACAGATCGTTTTCGGCTTGATGGCCGCTTCCGCCTTCATCTCCGCGTGGGTCTCCAACACAGCGACCGCGGTCATCATGGTGCCGATCGCCGTGTCTGTCCTGCACCTGGTGCGCTCCGTGGACGAACGGGCCGCCGGGAGCAAGTTCGCCGCGTCCATGCTGCTCGGCGTCGCCTACGGCGTGACCATCGGTTCCACCGCCACCCTCATCGGCCAACCACCGATGGCCCTCATGAAGGCCTATTTGCGCGAGACACACGGCTTCGACCTGCAGTTCGGCCACTGGATGCTCGTAGGCGTGCCGTGGGCGATCTTCCTGCTGTTCGTGGCCTGGCTCGTGCTGACCAAGCTGGTGTTCCGCGCCGAAGTGAAGGAGATCCCCGGCGGAGCCGACATGATCCGGGCCGAACTCGCCAAGCTCGGGCGCATGACCACCCCAGAACGCCGGGTGGGCATCATCTTCCTGCTCGCGATCCTTTTCTGGGTCGTCGTGCCCTTCATCGCCGACCTTCCGGCCGTGGCAGAGCCCCTTCCGTTCCTCGGCAGCATCTCGGACACTCAGGTCGCCATGGCCGCCGCCATCGCCTGCTTCCTGGTGCCTGCCGAGAAGCGGTCCGTGCACGGTCATGGCACCCCGCTGCTGCGCTGGTCCGCAGCCAAGGAGATCCCGTGGGGCCTGTTGCTGCTGTTCGGCGGGGGCCTGTCCCTGTCGGCGATGTTCACGGCCACCGGTTTCAGCGAGTGGCTGGGTGGACAAGTCAGCGGACTCGTCGGCGTCCCGTCGTGGCTCGTGCTTCTCGTCGTGATCGTCGTGAGCCTCGCGCTGACGGAGCTGACGTCGAACACCGCTACCGCAGCCGCCTTCTTCCCGATCTTCGGTTCCGTGGCAGTGGGACTGGGCATGGACCCACTGTTCATGACCATCGCCGTCACACTCGCCGTGTGCTCGGCCTTCATGCTGCCGGTGGCGACCCCGTCGAACGCCGTGGCTTTCGGCTCGGGCGAGGTCTCCATCAAACAGATGGCCCGGGCAGGTGTCTGGCTCAACGCCCTCTCGCTGGTACTGGTCATGGTCGTGATGTACACGTTCGTGCCGCTGGTGTTCGCTTCCGGCTTCTAA
- a CDS encoding maltose acetyltransferase domain-containing protein, producing MLRNEWYLDEPDLVHDRRRCWRLLDLFNDTRADDDAERQNTLHQLVGNVGDDVVVMPRYHGSYGTRPHSETVVSSITTPCSWTTPQSRSAMTSGSARATSS from the coding sequence ATGCTCCGCAACGAGTGGTACCTCGACGAGCCCGACCTCGTCCACGACCGACGACGCTGCTGGCGGTTACTCGACCTGTTCAACGACACCCGCGCCGACGACGACGCCGAACGCCAGAACACCCTGCACCAGCTCGTCGGCAACGTCGGCGACGACGTGGTCGTCATGCCTCGATACCACGGCAGCTACGGAACCCGACCGCACTCGGAAACCGTAGTTTCATCAATCACGACGCCTTGTTCATGGACGACGCCACAATCACGATCAGCGATGACGTCCGGATCGGCCCGCGCAACCAGCTCCTGA
- a CDS encoding DapH/DapD/GlmU-related protein — MPVGRRVGECALPTSIGSHTWLGAGVIVYPGVTIGENTVIGAGSVVTRDVPDPVGFHSQLSRGGRGTPCPSPSTSTPPASTATTSSPGSKWRQQSERADLCT; from the coding sequence ATGCCCGTCGGCAGGAGGGTTGGGGAATGCGCACTTCCGACCAGCATCGGGAGCCACACATGGCTCGGCGCGGGTGTGATCGTCTACCCCGGAGTGACGATCGGTGAGAACACCGTGATCGGGGCGGGCAGCGTCGTCACTCGCGACGTGCCCGATCCGGTGGGGTTCCACTCACAACTGTCGCGAGGTGGGCGGGGCACTCCGTGTCCGTCCCCCTCGACATCTACGCCCCCTGCTTCTACGGCCACGACGTCCTCGCCCGGAAGTAAGTGGAGGCAGCAGTCGGAGCGAGCTGATCTTTGCACGTGA
- a CDS encoding HD domain-containing protein produces the protein MTTYSWAFGLAQSKLADVLPRRWAHVQGVARQARELRSIAGDQAELLETAAVLHDIGYAPDIAVTGFHPLDGAVFLGDAGASDRLVHLVAHHSYAALEADLRGLSQQLKNYDDEGGLLRDALWYCDLSTTPHGQKVDARARIAEIQDRYGPDHLVTEFITKASPELLAAVDRTQVRLDACEALS, from the coding sequence ATGACGACGTACTCGTGGGCTTTCGGACTGGCTCAGAGCAAGCTTGCAGATGTGTTGCCCCGACGCTGGGCTCACGTTCAGGGTGTTGCACGGCAGGCGCGGGAGCTTCGGAGTATCGCGGGAGATCAAGCGGAACTGCTCGAAACGGCGGCTGTGCTTCACGACATTGGCTACGCCCCCGACATCGCCGTGACAGGGTTTCATCCGCTGGATGGTGCGGTCTTTCTTGGGGACGCTGGTGCGTCTGACCGTCTGGTGCACCTAGTCGCGCACCACTCCTACGCGGCGCTTGAGGCTGACTTGCGTGGGTTGTCGCAGCAACTGAAGAACTACGACGACGAGGGCGGCCTACTCCGCGATGCGCTGTGGTACTGCGATCTGAGTACGACTCCACATGGCCAGAAGGTCGACGCTCGTGCGCGCATAGCGGAGATCCAAGATCGATACGGGCCTGATCATTTAGTGACCGAGTTCATCACCAAGGCTTCGCCCGAGTTGCTTGCGGCAGTGGACAGGACCCAGGTTCGTTTAGATGCGTGCGAGGCACTCAGCTGA
- a CDS encoding NUDIX hydrolase — protein MPKKDYYRDPEAPRANSLAVAVAVFIQDESGRLLMIERTDNGYWAIPGGAQDVGETTREAAIREVREETGIDVAINEVIGIYSDPHHVIAYDDGEVRQEFSILLRGRPTGGELRTSYESRRVHWVPPPEIESLTIHPSMRLRVEHGLQDRHHPYLS, from the coding sequence ATGCCGAAGAAGGACTACTACAGGGACCCGGAGGCACCGCGCGCGAACAGCCTCGCGGTCGCGGTCGCTGTGTTCATCCAGGATGAGTCTGGACGGCTGCTTATGATCGAACGCACCGATAACGGCTACTGGGCAATACCTGGTGGGGCGCAAGATGTCGGTGAGACCACCCGCGAGGCCGCGATACGCGAGGTCCGCGAAGAAACTGGAATCGACGTCGCGATCAACGAGGTCATCGGCATCTACTCCGACCCCCATCACGTCATAGCCTATGACGACGGCGAGGTACGGCAGGAGTTCTCGATTCTTCTCCGGGGACGACCTACCGGAGGAGAGCTGCGGACTAGCTACGAGTCCCGCAGAGTCCACTGGGTGCCGCCACCCGAGATCGAGTCACTTACGATCCACCCGTCCATGCGGCTCCGAGTCGAGCACGGACTACAGGACCGGCACCACCCCTACCTCAGCTGA
- a CDS encoding helix-turn-helix transcriptional regulator produces the protein MTTNERLRDALVGKGITPAELAAELEVDPKTVERWVTKGRQPYLRYRHAIAAKLGESVRYLWPNSVAEATVETVSESEIVKVYPHRSAVPTDLWDRLLAQATTYVDMLVYVGMFMTEKPNLLATLKEKAQNGTRIRLLLGDRDSDAVVQRSLDEAIGRATISAKIDHALAFFTPLADVPGIEVRTHGTVLYNSIYRFDDEMIVNPHVFGKIAAHAPALHLRRLSAGDLFTTYDDSFDSVWAGASQHTW, from the coding sequence TTGACCACCAACGAGAGGTTGCGTGATGCACTGGTCGGCAAGGGCATCACGCCTGCGGAGTTAGCTGCCGAGCTTGAAGTTGATCCCAAGACAGTGGAGCGATGGGTCACGAAAGGGCGACAGCCCTACCTCCGGTATCGCCACGCCATCGCAGCGAAGCTCGGCGAGAGCGTGCGCTACCTATGGCCCAACTCGGTCGCAGAAGCGACAGTCGAGACAGTCAGCGAATCCGAGATCGTCAAGGTCTACCCTCACCGCAGCGCCGTACCCACTGATCTCTGGGACCGCCTACTGGCTCAAGCCACGACCTACGTCGACATGCTCGTCTATGTAGGCATGTTCATGACTGAGAAGCCGAACTTGCTTGCGACCCTGAAGGAGAAGGCACAGAACGGAACACGAATCCGTCTCCTTCTTGGAGACAGGGACAGTGACGCTGTCGTCCAGCGCAGTCTGGACGAGGCCATCGGGCGCGCCACGATCTCAGCCAAGATTGATCACGCGCTAGCGTTCTTTACCCCACTAGCCGACGTGCCCGGCATCGAAGTACGAACACACGGCACGGTGCTCTACAACTCGATCTACCGATTCGATGACGAGATGATCGTCAACCCACATGTGTTCGGGAAGATCGCTGCGCACGCACCGGCACTCCACCTCCGACGCTTGTCCGCTGGCGACCTGTTCACGACGTACGACGACAGCTTCGACTCCGTATGGGCAGGCGCAAGCCAGCACACGTGGTAA
- a CDS encoding GntR family transcriptional regulator — protein sequence MEREAPGLAAYQRVAEAIKSDIRTGVLSPGDRLPGNRGVADQYDVALGTAQKALGVLQDEGWLTSTPSVGVFVNGVADAAPSSDLHEIVARLQTTVADLVARVEAIEKR from the coding sequence ATGGAACGAGAAGCCCCGGGGCTCGCCGCGTACCAACGCGTCGCAGAGGCCATCAAGAGCGACATCCGAACCGGTGTCCTCTCCCCTGGTGATCGGCTGCCCGGCAACCGGGGAGTGGCCGACCAGTACGACGTCGCACTCGGCACCGCACAAAAGGCCCTTGGTGTTCTGCAAGACGAAGGCTGGCTGACGTCAACGCCCTCCGTTGGCGTGTTCGTCAACGGTGTAGCTGACGCAGCCCCGTCATCCGACCTGCACGAGATCGTTGCTCGACTCCAGACCACCGTCGCCGACCTTGTGGCCCGCGTCGAAGCCATCGAGAAGCGTTGA
- a CDS encoding cell division protein FtsK, whose product MGISKRRTGAEFRAMMWMARHPGMSTAPAFLGAGVLELGPVTVGSALAGTAAAGLGWYRAHPDSYDSYAGPVLRAFRRRWLRYVGTRWRDIMESCGLSKTKRNTDHVLTPRLMRVRSAAPSIDTLYVRLLRGQSVKQFQDRHGELAAAFKADTLGITPVKPQVVAITVVRGNPFADVIEATDIPAEASDVDFSAIELGEDEYGNTWTEPLAGNHWLGAGAMGSGKSSLIWNALRALGPAIRDRLVVVDMCDLKGGMETSQGRPLFDHYATDPAHALEVIEAFRDELKDREALLAEQGARTFTPSVQTPLRVLMIDELAMMTALGDASITRTATKVLAEILTQGRAAGFSVCVYVQEPTKDIVPIRDLFTRRMCLRALTALHPDMVLGDDARVRGAIADEIPADPEHAGIGFRVDDRTRRPTRVRAGYVPDNGITELVATCTPDRAESNVIALPETRDPGDDTQDDDTTTENGDLDDFEDEIEVIDADDTDDDQEDIA is encoded by the coding sequence ATGGGGATCAGTAAGCGACGGACGGGCGCGGAGTTCCGCGCGATGATGTGGATGGCGCGGCACCCCGGCATGAGTACGGCCCCGGCGTTCCTGGGTGCGGGTGTGCTCGAGTTGGGCCCGGTCACCGTGGGCAGCGCTCTCGCCGGGACGGCTGCGGCCGGGCTGGGCTGGTATCGGGCGCACCCGGATTCCTACGACAGCTACGCGGGCCCGGTGCTGCGGGCGTTTCGCCGCCGGTGGCTGCGCTACGTCGGCACGCGGTGGCGCGACATTATGGAGTCCTGCGGGCTCTCGAAGACCAAACGCAACACCGACCACGTCCTGACCCCGCGGCTGATGCGGGTGCGCTCGGCCGCCCCGTCGATCGACACGCTGTATGTTCGGCTGTTGCGGGGCCAGTCGGTCAAGCAGTTCCAGGACCGCCACGGCGAGTTGGCGGCGGCGTTCAAGGCCGACACCCTCGGCATCACCCCCGTCAAACCCCAAGTCGTGGCCATCACCGTCGTCCGCGGCAACCCGTTCGCCGACGTCATCGAGGCCACCGACATCCCCGCCGAAGCCAGCGATGTGGACTTCTCGGCGATCGAGCTGGGTGAGGACGAGTACGGCAACACCTGGACCGAACCCCTCGCCGGCAACCACTGGCTGGGAGCCGGGGCGATGGGCTCGGGCAAGTCCTCGCTGATCTGGAACGCGCTGCGAGCGCTGGGCCCGGCCATCCGGGACCGGCTCGTGGTGGTGGACATGTGCGATCTCAAGGGCGGCATGGAAACCAGCCAAGGCCGCCCCCTCTTCGACCACTACGCCACCGACCCAGCCCACGCGCTCGAAGTCATCGAAGCCTTCCGCGACGAACTCAAAGACCGCGAAGCCCTCCTCGCCGAGCAGGGCGCACGGACGTTCACCCCGAGCGTCCAGACGCCGTTGCGGGTGTTGATGATCGATGAGCTGGCGATGATGACCGCCCTCGGCGATGCCAGCATCACCCGCACCGCCACCAAGGTCCTCGCCGAGATCCTCACCCAGGGCCGTGCGGCCGGGTTCTCCGTCTGCGTCTACGTGCAGGAACCCACCAAGGACATCGTCCCCATCCGAGATCTGTTCACGCGGCGGATGTGCCTGCGGGCGTTGACGGCGCTGCATCCGGACATGGTCCTCGGCGACGACGCCCGCGTCCGCGGCGCCATCGCCGACGAAATCCCCGCCGACCCGGAACACGCCGGGATCGGGTTCCGGGTCGATGACCGCACCCGCCGTCCCACCCGAGTCCGCGCCGGATACGTCCCCGACAACGGGATCACCGAACTCGTGGCCACCTGCACCCCGGACAGGGCCGAGTCCAACGTCATCGCCCTACCCGAGACCCGCGATCCCGGCGACGACACCCAGGACGACGACACCACCACCGAGAACGGCGACCTCGACGACTTCGAGGACGAGATCGAGGTCATCGACGCCGACGACACCGACGACGA